The following proteins are co-located in the Leucoraja erinacea ecotype New England chromosome 27, Leri_hhj_1, whole genome shotgun sequence genome:
- the cntd1 gene encoding cyclin N-terminal domain-containing protein 1 isoform X2: MMMMTTRVVVVRVDESRACGPQTPELAFVAASPEMLEEFLVDVAKENENHLLKLPQHAGSFKKLRLIEFVFLLCEQLGLHHVTRYQAVEILDRFMIQYIDKLYSSTCPGSDKDTEKNDWTLTQITIQEHFVLRIMSCVQIASKISFHYQIVNNDMALKFLQSLGYSYKREDLLDSELLVLKTLNFQVNVPTPFTHTEILLEVMGYNDPSVPVKYLHSISLKVLTFVYLMRNTIYENLLKIAIENSTPTDLQRAKFLSVKEDCMLLAVGVIGTSAFILNYTPWCKVVQQLASISGVTEESISEFSQVILKQIFPGASHLK; encoded by the exons atgatgatgatgacgacgAGGGTGGTGGTTGTGAGGGTGGACGAGAGCCGGGCGTGTGGGCCGCAGACGCCCGAGCTGGCCTTCGTCGCCGCCTCCCCCGAGATGCTAGAGGAGTTCCTGGTGGACGTGGCGAAGGAGAATGAAAACCACCTGCTGAAGCTGCCCCAACACGCCGGCAGCTTCAAAAAGTTAAGATTAATAG AATTTGTTTTCCTTCTCTGTGAGCAATTGGGCCTTCATCATGTGACTAGATACCAAGCAGTGGAAATATTAGACAG GTTTATGATTCAATACAttgataaactttattcatctaCGTGCCCAGGTTCTGACAAAGACACAGAAAAAAATGATTGGACATTAACACAGATTACAATCCAAGAACACTTTGTTCTACGAATCATGTCTTGTGTCCAAATAGCAAGCAAGATCTCATTCCATTATCAG ATTGTTAATAATGATATGGCACTTAAATTTCTTCAGTCTCTTGGTTATTCATACAAAAGGGAAGACCTTCTGGATTCAGAGCTCCTTGTTCTCAAAACTCTAAACTTTCAAGTCAATGTTCCTACCCCTTTTACTCACACTGAAATACTATTAGAAGTGATGG GGTATAATGATCCATCAGTTCCAGTTAAGTACCTGCACAGTATTTCTCTGAAGGTGCTGACATTTGTTTACTTAATGAGGAACACTATCTATGAAAATTTATTAAAAATTGCTATTGAAAATTCTACACCGACTGACCTCCAGAG AGCAAAATTTTTGTCCGTAAAGGAAGATTGCATGCTCTTAGCCGTTGGAGTTATTGGAACAAGTGCTTTCATACTGAACTATACACCATGGTGCAAG GTTGTACAGCAACTTGCCTCGATTAGTGGTGTGACAGAAGAAAGTATCTCCGAATTTTCTCAAGTAATATTAAAACAAATTTTTCCAGGAGCAAGCCATTTGAAATAA
- the cntd1 gene encoding cyclin N-terminal domain-containing protein 1 isoform X1, which translates to MMMMTTRVVVVRVDESRACGPQTPELAFVAASPEMLEEFLVDVAKENENHLLKLPQHAGSFKKLRLIGSDKDTEKNDWTLTQITIQEHFVLRIMSCVQIASKISFHYQIVNNDMALKFLQSLGYSYKREDLLDSELLVLKTLNFQVNVPTPFTHTEILLEVMGYNDPSVPVKYLHSISLKVLTFVYLMRNTIYENLLKIAIENSTPTDLQRQVLFVCTLGSVILLTHIWLHLVNIINSETKCSSRLQLIEYKQLTRCFVAKLNKFLVT; encoded by the exons atgatgatgatgacgacgAGGGTGGTGGTTGTGAGGGTGGACGAGAGCCGGGCGTGTGGGCCGCAGACGCCCGAGCTGGCCTTCGTCGCCGCCTCCCCCGAGATGCTAGAGGAGTTCCTGGTGGACGTGGCGAAGGAGAATGAAAACCACCTGCTGAAGCTGCCCCAACACGCCGGCAGCTTCAAAAAGTTAAGATTAATAG GTTCTGACAAAGACACAGAAAAAAATGATTGGACATTAACACAGATTACAATCCAAGAACACTTTGTTCTACGAATCATGTCTTGTGTCCAAATAGCAAGCAAGATCTCATTCCATTATCAG ATTGTTAATAATGATATGGCACTTAAATTTCTTCAGTCTCTTGGTTATTCATACAAAAGGGAAGACCTTCTGGATTCAGAGCTCCTTGTTCTCAAAACTCTAAACTTTCAAGTCAATGTTCCTACCCCTTTTACTCACACTGAAATACTATTAGAAGTGATGG GGTATAATGATCCATCAGTTCCAGTTAAGTACCTGCACAGTATTTCTCTGAAGGTGCTGACATTTGTTTACTTAATGAGGAACACTATCTATGAAAATTTATTAAAAATTGCTATTGAAAATTCTACACCGACTGACCTCCAGAGGCAAGTACTTTTTGTTTGTACATTAGGATCAGTAATTTTGCTTACACATATTTGGTTACATTTGGTAAAtattattaattcagaaacaaagtgTTCATCACGATTACAGCTCATTGAATATAAACAGTTAACACGATGCTTTGTTGCAAAATTAAACAAATTCCTTGTTACCTAA